The Daucus carota subsp. sativus chromosome 2, DH1 v3.0, whole genome shotgun sequence genome includes a window with the following:
- the LOC108205832 gene encoding uncharacterized protein LOC108205832 yields the protein MENFKLNKLFCVLVFLILSFQPSIHVSSISPSHSQAQEEHAASRLHKNNDGNADEVHCSRERSRAAWKIIEEYLMPFVEQEKYQLSQQCRLHPDNDIYRDQEQHKIHVDINEWRCGYCKKSFRSEKYLDQHFDNRHSNLLNISHSKCLADLCGALHCDLVTDFKAKKNKCNPSASARNKHLCEGLADKCFPINQGPSANRLHELFLRQFCDAHTCSGGHKPFSRGSKKHTSIFYLVISILTSLLVAIFYIVVYVYRRGMRKDSQGFKRISRRGQKPKPS from the exons ATGGAGAATTTCAAACTAAACAAATTATTTTGTGTTTTGGTCTTTCTAATTCTCTCTTTTCAACCTTCAATTCATGTCTCATCGATTTCTCCTTCTCACAGCcag GCTCAAGAAGAACATGCAGCTTCAAG GCTTCATAAAAACAATGACGGGAATGCTGATGAAGTGCATTGTTCCAGAGAAAGAAGCAGGGCTGCTTGGAAGATCATTGAGGAG TATCTCATGCCATTTGTGGAACAAGAAAAGTATCAGCTTTCTCAACAATGTAGGCTTCACCCTGACAATGATATCTACAGAGATCAAGAGCAGCACAAGATACACGTGGACATAAACGAATGGCGTTGTGGATACTGTAAGAAAAGCTTCCGATCAGAGAAATATCTTGACCAGCATTTTGACAACAGACACTCCAATCTTCTAAATATT AGTCACAGCAAGTGCTTGGCTGATTTGTGTGGAGCTCTTCATTGTGACCTTGTAACGGATTTCAAGGCCAAAAAGAATAAATGCAATCCTTCAGCATCTGCAAGGAACAAGCACTTGTGTGAG GGTCTTGCTGATAAGTGTTTTCCTATAAATCAGGGGCCCTCAGCTAATCGACTTCATG AATTATTCTTGCGTCAATTTTGTGATGCGCACACTTGTTCAGGAGGGCACAAACCATTTTCCAGGGGAAGCAAG AAGCATACTAGCATTTTCTACCTTGTTATTTCAATTTTGACCTCATTGCTGGTTGCTATCTTTTACATCGTTGTTTATGTGTATAGAAG AGGAATGAGAAAGGACAGCCAAGGATTTAAACGCATCTCACGACGGGGACAAAAGCCAAAACCATCATAG
- the LOC108205831 gene encoding GRAS family protein RAD1, with amino-acid sequence MAYSFSAHPLYDNEQNVQLSGLDSRSSAMADYPFVHLQNVNDVASTWIPTLSDETGSYKRLKRTTSMGEFLESTYNSLYSKGSVGSRSSSMISRTISTSSLNSLPGLHIRDHIKTYTQRYLAAEGVEEATSEITGPENGETREDGVADGMRLVQLLISCAEAVACRDKSHASILLAELRANALVFGSSFQRVASCFVQGLTDRLALVQPLGTVGLTAATMNIMDIASEKKEEALRLVYEVCPHIQFGHFVANLSILEAFEGEKFVHVVDLGMSLGLPHGQQWRHLINSLANRTGQPPHCVRITGVGLCVDQYQIIGDELEAYAGSLGINLEFSVVESSLENLRPEDIKLRKNEVVAINSILQLHCVVKESRGALNAVLQIIHELSPKVLVLVEQDSSHNGPFFLGRFMEALHYYSAIFDSLDAMLPKYDTRRAKIEQFYFAEEIKNIVSCEGPARMERHERVDQWRRRMSRAGFQPAPIKMIARAKEWLGKREYCEGYTIVEEKGCLVLGWKSKPIVAASCWKC; translated from the coding sequence ATGGCTTATAGTTTCTCGGCCCATCCTTTGTATGACAATGAACAGAATGTTCAACTGAGTGGCCTTGATTCGCGAAGTTCAGCCATGGCTGATTATCCATTTGTGCATTTACAGAATGTGAATGATGTTGCCTCGACCTGGATTCCGACTTTATCTGATGAAACTGGGAGCTATAAGAGGTTGAAAAGAACCACCAGCATGGGTGAGTTTCTTGAAAGTACTTACAATAGCCTGTACAGTAAGGGCAGTGTGGGAAGTAGAAGCAGCAGCATGATCAGTCGCACGATCAGCACTAGTAGCTTGAATAGCCTGCCAGGGCTCCACATTCGAGACCACATAAAGACTTATACACAGAGGTACCTTGCTGCTGAAGGTGTTGAAGAGGCAACATCAGAGATTACTGGACCGGAGAATGGGGAGACGAGAGAGGATGGAGTTGCTGATGGAATGAGACTTGTGCAGCTTCTGATATCATGTGCTGAAGCTGTGGCATGTCGAGATAAGTCACATGCCTCAATTTTACTGGCTGAACTCAGGGCAAATGCTCTGGTCTTTGGGTCTTCCTTTCAGCGTGTTGCTTCGTGCTTTGTCCAGGGACTTACTGATCGGCTGGCACTTGTTCAGCCACTAGGGACAGTTGGTTTAACTGCAGCAACAATGAATATAATGGACATTGCATCTGAGAAGAAGGAAGAAGCCTTACGCCTTGTCTATGAAGTCTGTCCACACATTCAATTCGGACATTTTGTAGCCAATTTATCGATATTGGAAGCCTTTGAGGGAGAGAAGTTCGTTCATGTGGTGGACTTGGGCATGTCCCTTGGTTTGCCACATGGTCAGCAGTGGCGTCATCTAATTAATAGTCTCGCCAACCGGACTGGCCAGCCTCCACATTGTGTTAGAATCACAGGTGTTGGCCTTTGCGTTGATCAATACCAGATCATTGGGGATGAGCTCGAGGCCTATGCTGGGAGCTTGGGAATAAATTTGGAATTCTCAGTAGTTGAGAGTAGCTTGGAAAACCTTAGGCCTGAAGATATTAAACTCCGTAAAAACGAGGTTGTTGCAATCAATAGCATTCTTCAGCTGCACTGTGTGGTGAAAGAGAGCAGAGGTGCATTAAACGCAGTTCTGCAAATAATTCACGAGCTATCCCCTAAGGTTTTAGTTCTTGTTGAGCAGGATTCGAGCCATAATGGGCCATTCTTCCTTGGGAGGTTTATGGAAGCTCTGCATTACTATTCTGCAATATTCGATTCTCTTGATGCAATGCTGCCTAAATATGACACACGACGTGCAAAGATTGAACAGTTCTACTTTGCTGAGGAGATTAAGAACATCGTGAGTTGTGAGGGGCCAGCAAGGATGGAGAGACACGAGAGGGTAGATCAATGGCGCAGGAGGATGAGCAGAGCCGGGTTTCAGCCCGCACCAATCAAGATGATTGCTCGGGCAAAAGAGTGGCTAGGAAAACGTGAGTACTGCGAAGGGTATACCATTGTGGAGGAGAAAGGGTGCTTGGTGCTGGGATGGAAATCTAAACCCATTGTTGCAGCTTCGTGCTGGAAATGCTAA
- the LOC108205666 gene encoding GDSL esterase/lipase At3g48460: protein MSFPLKITIINILILSSSAHGEMNTRPFGKIYAFGDSLTDTGNTQSGTGSNLPYGQTFFHHPTNRYSDGRLVIDFVAELLSLPYLPPYRNTTADKSSGVNFAVAGSTAIEHEFFVQNNITRDYTPESLETQLSWFTKFLESQGCIDIKATSQKCKAVFDEALIWVGEIGANDYAYIVGSSVSDRTIQELAIKRTTDFLEILLYKGAKYVVVQGLPPTGCLTLAMYLSREDDRDDIGCVGSVNKRSYSHNTIYQAKLQVFRKQFPDAIIVYADYWNAYHTVIKNAHNYGFNELYKVCCGSSGGQYNFDSSGPCGSPVSTTCANPSEYINWDGVHLTEGMNKVVSDLFLHGALTSPPFQYLLSIKKNSG from the exons ATGAGTTTTCCCTTGAAAATAACCATCATCAACATTCTCATACTATCTTCTTCTGCTCATGGCGAAATGAATACGCGGCCTTTTGGAAAAATATATGCATTTGGGGACTCCCTTACAGACACTGGCAACACACAGTCTGGCACTGGATCAAACCTTCCTTATGGCCAAACATTCTTTCACCATCCCACCAACAGATACTCTGACGGACGCCTCGTGATCGACTTTGTAGCTGAGTTGTTATCTTTACCATATTTACCACCTTATCGTAACACAACTGCTGATAAGTCAAGTGGTGTAAATTTTGCAGTTGCTGGTTCCACTGCTATTGAGCACGAATTCTTCGTACAGAACAATATCACACGAGATTATACCCCAGAGTCACTTGAAACTcaactttcttggtttacaaagTTCTTAGAGAGTCAAGGGTGTATAGACATAAAAGCTACATCACAGAAGTGCAAGGCAGTGTTTGATGAGGCCTTGATATGGGTTGGTGAAATTGGAGCTAATGACTATGCATATATAGTAGGATCTTCTGTCTCGGATAGAACAATTCAAGAGCTTGCAATCAAGAGAACAACTGATTTCTTAGAG ATATTGTTGTATAAGGGTGCAAAGTATGTTGTTGTGCAAGGTCTTCCTCCAACAGGATGCCTCACATTGGCAATGTATCTCTCTCGAGAAGATGACCGAGATGACATTGGATGTGTTGGAAGTGTGAACAAGCGGAGCTACAGTCACAACACCATCTATCAAGCCAAATTGCAAGTTTTTAGGAAACAGTTTCCAGATGCTATAATTGTTTATGCTGATTACTGGAATGCTTACCACACTGTCATAAAGAATGCACATAATTACGGCTTCAATGAGCTGTACAAAGTTTGCTGTGGATCCAGTGGTGGGCAGTATAACTTTGATTCTTCTGGACCGTGTGGCTCGCCTGTCTCAACTACCTGTGCCAATCCCTCTGAGTATATCAATTGGGATGGAGTCCACCTCACTGAAGGCATGAACAAGGTGGTTTCTGACTTGTTTCTCCATGGAGCACTCACCAGCCCACCATTTCAGTACCTGCTAAGCATTAAAAAAAACTCTGGATGA
- the LOC108205665 gene encoding GDSL esterase/lipase At3g48460, with translation MPFFYIYFSFQITLIFITISIIIFPPPTHASTPTQASTAASGAKLSTFRKIYAFGDSFTDTGNTRSIAGAGAYLSASNPPYGRTFFHHPTNRFSDGRLVIDFLTETLSLPYLPPYLQKEADRSHGINFAIAGSTAIEHSFYVRNNITAAYSSQALETQLGWFQEFLGSQGCRSSTTTPQQCNAVFDEALIWFGEIGVNDYAYSVGSFVSGDTTRQLAIKSATDFLQVLLSKGAKSVVVQGLPPIGCLTLSMGVSSGFDRDDIGCVASVNAVSYYHNNIYQARLQDLRKAFPNAIIAYADYFNAYRTVMRNPRNFGFYELYSACCGTSGGSYNLNPLAPCGSVYATSCPNPSQYINWDGVHLTEAMYKAISQLFFTGGAIHPSFAYLISH, from the exons ATGCCTTTCTTCTACATATATTTCTCTTTCCAAATCACCCTCATTTTCATAACCATTTCAATCATTATCTTCCCTCCTCCCACACATGCTTCTACCCCCACACAGGCCTCTACTGCAGCAAGTGGTGCAAAACTTAGTACCTTTAGAAAGATCTATGCCTTCGGTGATTCCTTTACTGACACTGGCAATACAAGAAGCATTGCTGGAGCAGGCGCTTACCTCTCTGCCTCAAATCCTCCATATGGTCGCACATTCTTCCACCACCCAACAAACAGATTCTCTGATGGACGCCTTGTGATTGATTTTTTAACTGAGACACTCTCTTTACCGTATTTGCCACCTTACCTTCAGAAAGAGGCTGATAGATCACATGGCATTAATTTTGCTATTGCTGGTTCCACAGCTATAGAACACAGTTTCTATGTAAGGAACAATATAACAGCAGCCTACAGTTCTCAGGCACTTGAAACTCAACTTGGCTGGTTCCAAGAGTTCTTGGGCAGTCAAGGGTGTAGAAGCTCTACAACAACACCTCAGCAGTGCAATGCAGTATTTGATGAGGCTTTAATCTGGTTTGGTGAAATTGGAGTAAATGACTATGCATATAGTGTTGGTTCTTTTGTATCAGGCGATACCACACGCCAGCTTGCAATTAAGAGTGCTACTGATTTCCTGCAG GTATTGCTCAGTAAAGGTGCCAAGTCTGTTGTTGTCCAAGGTCTGCCTCCAATAGGCTGCCTCACATTGTCCATGGGTGTCTCATCAGGCTTCGATAGAGATGATATTGGATGTGTTGCAAGCGTGAATGCCGTGAGTTACTATCACAACAACATCTACCAGGCCAGGTTGCAAGATTTAAGGAAAGCGTTTCCAAATGCTATCATTGCTTATGCTGATTACTTCAACGCTTACAGGACTGTCATGAGGAATCCACGCAACTTTGGCTTCTATGAGCTCTACAGCGCTTGCTGTGGAACAAGTGGCGGATCATATAATTTGAACCCGTTAGCACCATGTGGCTCAGTTTATGCAACCTCGTGCCCAAACCCATCTCAGTACATCAACTGGGATGGAGTGCACCTCACTGAAGCCATGTACAAGGCAATTTCTCAATTGTTTTTTACCGGAGGAGCCATTCACCCTTCATTTGCGTACTTAATAAGCCACTGA